The following is a genomic window from Bacillus sp. V2I10.
CACATGGGAGAGCTCGATCAGCCCATGTGTAATGACAGCTGCGAACATATCAATTGAAAGGCCTGGAACAGACGGATAAAGACTTAGGCCTGTAAAGTCTGACAATGCAGTCAAATATGATCCTGCCACTATATTTCCAAGCTCCTTGAGGGCAGATGTCCCTATTTCTTCCTGTTCAATATTTTCTATTTTAAATGCTTGATCCTGCGTCAAATTCCGAATAAATCTTTCTGCCTGTTCAACCGATAAAATAAAATACATAGAGCCTGGCAAATCGCCTTCAATTCTTAAATAAAGACTTGCCACAACCATTTCCGGCCCGCCTAACCGTTCTGTAAGTTCATTAAATGACAGCAGGCTGACATCAGGAATCATCATTTCAATTCTTTTGTTTAAAAGAGCGGAAAGGGCTGTAGCCGAATGACCGGCTCCAATATTGCCAGCTTCTTTTAAAATATCTAAATGCAGAGCAGTAAGCTGATTGAAATCATTCATACATAAGAACCTTATGATTGAAGGGCATGCGCATTGTCTGCTGCCAATACTTTATTCAAATCAAGGATGATAATCAGCCGTCTGTCAATTTTAGCAACACCTTCTACATAATCGGCCTTTACTGCACCGACAACCTCAGGAGCAGGTTCAATTTCATCCATTTCCAAATCGATAACATCATTGGCGGCATCGACAATTAATCCAACTTCATATTGATCTAAAACAGCAACAATGATCCTGGAACTATCTGAAAATGGCTCCTGCTGCATATCAAATCTCGTGCGCAAATCAATGATTGGCGTGACAATGCCTCTTAAATTGATCACACCTTTAACAAAAGGCTCTGTTCCGGGAACACGTGTAATGGGCCAGTATTTTTTCAATAGAGCGCACTTTATCGACTGAAATTCCGTATTCTTCGTGATTTAATTGAAAAACAATCATTTTCATCTGTTTTTTGATCGCATCTGTCATTTCTATATCTCCTATTCCTTGAATAAACTATTTGATAAGAGCATTACAATCAATGATTAAAGCTACTTGACCATCGCCCAGAATCGTTGCACCTGATACTGCAAAAACAGAGTTCAGGTAATGACCGAGTGACTTTAAGACAATTTCCTGCTGGCCAATAAATGAGTTCACCACAAGCGCAGCCGTTTTATCCCCTTTTTTTACAATGACAATCGCAAGATGTGAGTCTTCTTCATTTTCATCCGGCACTTCAAAAACTTCTGCTAGGGAAATCAGCGGAACAATTCTGCCTCTGAAATCGATGACTTTCTGATTATGTGCACTCATGACTTCATCTTTGCTGATCACTGCCGTTTCAATAATAGAGGAAATCGGAATAGCAAATGTTTCATTCGCAAGCTTGACAAGCATGACAGATATGATTGAAAGCGTAAGCGGAAGCTGAATAGAAAATAACGAACCTGCTCCTCCAGCTGAATCAATTGAAATCGAACCTCCAAGAGCTTCAATTGTATTTTTGACCACATCCAGTCCTACACCTCTCCCGGATATATCTGATATTGTTTCAGCTGTAGAAAACCCAGATGAGAAAATCAATTCATATACCTGCTTATCAGAAAGTGTACCTGCCATTTTTTCCGATACAATTCCCCTGTCAATTGCTTTCTTTAAAACTCTTTCTCTGCTAATGCCGTTTCCGTCATCTTCGATCTCGATGAAGACATAATTCCCGCTGTGATATGCTCTAAGGACAACATTGCCCTCTTCTCGCTTTCCATGCTTAAGGCGTGTTTCAGGTGATTCAATCCCATGATCAATGGCATTTCTTAAAAGGTGAACGAGCGGATCTCCGATTTCGTCAATGACTGTCCGGTCAAGCTCAGTTTCAGCCCCAATAATCTCAAGATTAATTTTTTTATTTAAGTCTTTGGCGAGCTGCCTGATCATACGGGGGAACCGGTTGAAAACTGTCTCAACAGGGACCATTCTCATGTTCAGAATAATCGTTTGAAGATCACCTGATATACGTGTCATATGTTCAACTGTTTCATTTAGCTCGCTATTTTTCAGCTGCTTGGAGATTTGCTCCAGTCTCCCTCTGTCAATCACAAGCTCTTCAAAAAGGTTCATGAGGCTGTCAAGTCTATCTATATTTACGCGGATTGTTTTTGAGCTTGCCTGCACGGCTACTTTAGAAACAGCTGCTTCATCCTTTGCAGCAATAAGTCCGGTATCAGCTGCACTTTCATTATGTAGAACAGTTTCTTTTTCTATCAATCTCTCAACAATCGAAAGATGCGAGACTTCAACAGATAGTATTTCAGAAACCTTCATGATTTGTCTTTCTATTTCATTTGCTGACTCCTTAGTTACAAGAGCGAGATGAAATTGGTGATCAAATTTTTCTTCTTCCAGCAAATCGACTGAAGGAACGGATTTTATGACTTCACCAAGCTTTTCAGCTATTTCAAAAACCATAAAAACACGCGCTGCCTTCAAGAGGCAATCTTCTCTTAATCGAATTGTCAGTTCGTATGTATGAAAACCCTGCTCTCTTGACTGCTGCAGCACAGTTCGTTCAAAATCATCAAATTCTTTTATAGCAGTGCGGGATGATTCTTCGCTTTTATGTTCAATTCCTGCGGGTTCGCCCACTTCCATCTTTTTCAGCTGCCGAATAACATTGTCAACATCTTTTTTCCCGCTACCTCCTTCAGCAATGGATAAAACCATTACTTCAAGGTCGTCAACAGCCTGAAATACGACATCAAGCAAGGCATCGGTTACAGTCAGTTTTTCTTGACGGATGGCATCAAGCACATTTTCCATTTGGTGGGTCAGATTGGCTAAATCAGCATAACCCATCGTTGCACTCATGCCTTTTAATGTGTGAGCTGAACGGAAAATTTCATTTACGATGAATAAATCACCAGGATTTTTCTCCAGTTCGAGCAGCTTATCATTACAAGACTGCAAGTGTTCTTTACTTTCTTCAATGAAGACCTCTAAGTATTGATTCATATCCATGTAGGTTACTCCCCTTAGCCTCGAATAAATTTCAAAATAGAAGCTGCAATATCTTGTACATCTTCAACTGCATCAATTGCTTTTGTCTGATAGGCCATCTTCGGCATTCCAAAAACGATCGACGTTTTTTCAGACTCTGAGATGGCATGCAGATCTCCTGACTGCTTTAATTTCTTTAACCCTTCCGTTCCATCTGCTCCCATGCCTGTCATAATAACAGCTACTTTATGAATATTTTCAAGCCTGCTTATTGATTCAAACATCGTGTCAACAGAAGGTCTGTGGCCGTTTCGCGGATACTCTTTATTCAACTTGATAATCAGCCCGTTATTAGCCTTTTCAATTTTCATATGAAATCCGCCTGGCGCAATATAGGCTGTTCCATTTAAAGCCAATTCTCCGTCTTCCGCTTCTTTCACATTGACAGCTGAAAGAGAATGAAGTCTTGCAGCCAAAGAAGTTGTAAATCCTTCCGGCATATGCTGTACGATAAAGACCGGAGCTTCCAGGTCTTCCGGCAGCTTGGGCAAAACCTGCTGCAGAGCTCTTGGACCGCCTGTTGATGTTCCCATGCAAACGATATGCTGCCGGTATCTTTTCGATTGCGTGATAGGCTTCTTCTTATGTTTAATGGTATCAATATTCGCATTAATTATTTTTCTAACACGCGAATGACTTGCCACCTGCACTTTTTGGAGTAATTCCTGTTTCACTTTATGGAGATCAAGAGAGATCGCTCCCGAAGGTTTTGCTATAAAATCAATTGCGCCAAGCTGCAGGGATTGAATGGTATGATCTGCCCCTTCTTGAGTAGTGCTCGACAACATAATCACAGGTCTTGGAAATTCCTCCATAATCCTCTTCAGTGTCTCAAGACCGTTTAACCCCGGCATCTCGATATCCAGCGTAATGATATCAGGATTCAATTGACCGATTTTTAACAGGGCATCTTGACCATTGCGCGCTGTGGCCATAACTTCTATAAAGCCGCTTTCTTCAAGAAAATCGGTGATCAGCTTTCTCATAAAGGCAGAGTCGTCTACCACCAGAACGGTAATCTTGCTCATTCAACAACCGCCTCCTTTGAACAATTGCGACATTTTAGGGTAGAAACCAAACAGGTTTTTTATGGAGAGACAAATCCTTTTTGCCCCGGTCCAAGTAATTGTCAGCAATCTCATGAAGCGCCCTGCTGGCAGCGCTTTTAGGAAATAATAAAGTAAATGGTATCTGTCTGATTACAGCCTGTGAAACAAACCGGTCATCTGGCATCCATCCTGCATATGACGTTTTCATAGCAAGAAACTGTTCAATTGCAGCCTGCATTCTCACTGAGGTCTCACGTGCAGCTTTCGCATGATCAGAACGGTTTACAACAATTGAAATGGGGATGCTTTTATCTTGCATACTTATTTGCTTAATGACGGAATAGGCATCCGTAATGGAGGTTGGCTCAGATGTTGTGACCACCATCAGTTCATCTGCTGACAAAATAAATTTCAGGCTTTCGGCTGTCATACCCGCCCCCATATCAAAAATGATATAATCATATTTGTTAAACAAAGATTCGAGTTTAGAGAAGAACGAATCAAACTGACATTTCTCTATTTTGAACAAATATGATAATCCGGTACCCCCAGAAATAAAATCAAATCCGCCGGGGCCTGAATAAATCATTTCATCCAGCTCTTTTTTTTGATTAAAAAAGTCTAAGATAGAAGCATCGCTCGATTGGCCAATAAGGATGTCTATATTTCCATATCCAATATCTAAATCAAGCACAAGCACGCGTTTTTCATTTTTTACTAACCTGATAGCAAAATTGATTGAAAAGTTCGATTTGCCGACTCCGCCTTTTCCGCTGATGACAGCAATGGATTTTGCATTAGGTTTATTCATTTGCTGTAAGTGCAGTCTTAACTGCTCCGCCTGATCCATCTTTCTTACCTCATAATCTCTTCAGCTGTCAGTTTTTCAGTAGCAATCAGGATATCATCCGGAACGTTCTGTCCGTACGTCATGTAGGCAA
Proteins encoded in this region:
- a CDS encoding MinD/ParA family protein, coding for MDQAEQLRLHLQQMNKPNAKSIAVISGKGGVGKSNFSINFAIRLVKNEKRVLVLDLDIGYGNIDILIGQSSDASILDFFNQKKELDEMIYSGPGGFDFISGGTGLSYLFKIEKCQFDSFFSKLESLFNKYDYIIFDMGAGMTAESLKFILSADELMVVTTSEPTSITDAYSVIKQISMQDKSIPISIVVNRSDHAKAARETSVRMQAAIEQFLAMKTSYAGWMPDDRFVSQAVIRQIPFTLLFPKSAASRALHEIADNYLDRGKKDLSLHKKPVWFLP
- a CDS encoding chemotaxis protein CheC, whose product is MNDFNQLTALHLDILKEAGNIGAGHSATALSALLNKRIEMMIPDVSLLSFNELTERLGGPEMVVASLYLRIEGDLPGSMYFILSVEQAERFIRNLTQDQAFKIENIEQEEIGTSALKELGNIVAGSYLTALSDFTGLSLYPSVPGLSIDMFAAVITHGLIELSHVSDYAIVIDTAIEESGNESREVIQGHFFLLPDPDSFDKLFKSIGV
- a CDS encoding chemotaxis protein CheA, producing MDMNQYLEVFIEESKEHLQSCNDKLLELEKNPGDLFIVNEIFRSAHTLKGMSATMGYADLANLTHQMENVLDAIRQEKLTVTDALLDVVFQAVDDLEVMVLSIAEGGSGKKDVDNVIRQLKKMEVGEPAGIEHKSEESSRTAIKEFDDFERTVLQQSREQGFHTYELTIRLREDCLLKAARVFMVFEIAEKLGEVIKSVPSVDLLEEEKFDHQFHLALVTKESANEIERQIMKVSEILSVEVSHLSIVERLIEKETVLHNESAADTGLIAAKDEAAVSKVAVQASSKTIRVNIDRLDSLMNLFEELVIDRGRLEQISKQLKNSELNETVEHMTRISGDLQTIILNMRMVPVETVFNRFPRMIRQLAKDLNKKINLEIIGAETELDRTVIDEIGDPLVHLLRNAIDHGIESPETRLKHGKREEGNVVLRAYHSGNYVFIEIEDDGNGISRERVLKKAIDRGIVSEKMAGTLSDKQVYELIFSSGFSTAETISDISGRGVGLDVVKNTIEALGGSISIDSAGGAGSLFSIQLPLTLSIISVMLVKLANETFAIPISSIIETAVISKDEVMSAHNQKVIDFRGRIVPLISLAEVFEVPDENEEDSHLAIVIVKKGDKTAALVVNSFIGQQEIVLKSLGHYLNSVFAVSGATILGDGQVALIIDCNALIK
- a CDS encoding chemotaxis response regulator protein-glutamate methylesterase; this translates as MSKITVLVVDDSAFMRKLITDFLEESGFIEVMATARNGQDALLKIGQLNPDIITLDIEMPGLNGLETLKRIMEEFPRPVIMLSSTTQEGADHTIQSLQLGAIDFIAKPSGAISLDLHKVKQELLQKVQVASHSRVRKIINANIDTIKHKKKPITQSKRYRQHIVCMGTSTGGPRALQQVLPKLPEDLEAPVFIVQHMPEGFTTSLAARLHSLSAVNVKEAEDGELALNGTAYIAPGGFHMKIEKANNGLIIKLNKEYPRNGHRPSVDTMFESISRLENIHKVAVIMTGMGADGTEGLKKLKQSGDLHAISESEKTSIVFGMPKMAYQTKAIDAVEDVQDIAASILKFIRG